A genomic window from Thalassoroseus pseudoceratinae includes:
- a CDS encoding DUF1559 domain-containing protein has protein sequence MLKRSPSAGRSGFTLIELLVSITIIAILIALLLPAVQQSRSAARGVQCRNNLKQIGLALHNYHDTHQVLPPSSTSDVEKGVWRDRPFRYHLHSWASLILPQMEQTNLQNLVDYNVSALDPVNQTAAGTVLPVYRCPSYSGPDFSDDPLYTDMGSPYALRNYAAMGASDIGKLWQNADGVFYPLSKTRFADITDGLSNTVFIAETRDTGSAVWIDGGAAALASRRYDSTNLPSYAGPELPLNYQPYYEVERDGDGNKTYRAIDALYGPSSQHPGGVFHLLGDGSARFLSETMNANVYDALATRAGGETVGEY, from the coding sequence ATGCTGAAGCGTTCTCCATCCGCCGGACGTTCCGGATTCACACTGATCGAATTGTTGGTTTCGATCACAATCATCGCCATTCTGATCGCATTGTTGTTGCCGGCGGTGCAGCAATCGCGGTCGGCCGCTCGGGGTGTGCAGTGTCGGAACAATCTCAAGCAGATCGGTTTGGCCCTCCACAACTACCATGACACGCACCAGGTCCTCCCGCCAAGCAGTACCAGTGATGTCGAGAAGGGCGTGTGGCGAGATCGGCCGTTTCGTTACCACCTCCACAGTTGGGCGAGTTTGATTCTCCCGCAGATGGAGCAAACGAACTTGCAGAACCTGGTGGATTACAACGTCTCGGCTCTCGACCCGGTGAACCAAACGGCGGCGGGCACGGTGTTGCCAGTGTATCGCTGTCCGAGTTATTCCGGCCCGGATTTCAGTGATGATCCGCTCTACACCGACATGGGAAGTCCGTACGCGCTCAGAAATTACGCGGCGATGGGAGCTTCCGACATCGGGAAACTCTGGCAGAACGCGGACGGCGTGTTCTATCCGCTGTCGAAGACCCGCTTCGCCGACATCACCGACGGGCTCTCGAACACCGTGTTCATCGCCGAGACCCGCGACACCGGTTCGGCCGTCTGGATTGATGGTGGAGCGGCCGCCCTCGCATCACGCCGGTACGATTCCACCAACCTCCCCAGCTACGCCGGTCCCGAATTACCGTTGAATTACCAGCCGTATTACGAAGTCGAACGCGATGGCGACGGCAACAAGACCTATCGCGCCATCGACGCACTTTACGGACCGTCCAGCCAACACCCCGGCGGAGTCTTCCACCTCCTCGGCGACGGTTCAGCGCGATTCCTGAGTGAAACCATGAACGCCAACGTGTACGATGCCCTCGCAACCCGAGCGGGTGGAGAAACCGTGGGGGAGTATTGA
- a CDS encoding acylphosphatase, translating into MLLKTNSTTELQQDGQNMSDADSKICRRIVFHGRVQGVGFRMTTERLAQKYEVVGYVKNLTDGTVEMLVQADADEIERFLNTVRQRFSGYIEAEESSSCEESMKKAANGCRAFTTRY; encoded by the coding sequence ATGTTACTCAAAACGAATTCGACCACGGAACTTCAACAAGATGGCCAGAACATGTCGGATGCGGACTCGAAGATTTGCCGACGTATCGTGTTTCACGGGCGTGTCCAAGGTGTGGGGTTTCGGATGACCACCGAACGCTTGGCACAGAAATACGAAGTCGTCGGGTACGTCAAGAATCTCACGGATGGCACCGTCGAAATGTTGGTCCAAGCCGATGCGGACGAAATTGAACGGTTTCTCAATACCGTTCGGCAACGGTTCTCCGGTTACATTGAGGCGGAAGAATCATCATCGTGTGAGGAATCGATGAAGAAAGCGGCAAACGGGTGCCGTGCGTTCACCACTCGATACTGA
- a CDS encoding ABC transporter permease subunit, whose translation MDEVDFSTAVSQLFQGISQDWIIALAVLVGLIATLIAFCYTTQAGVIARATTKEAVRQPIFFLMLFLAMTFLLLNTFLPFFSLGEDLKMFKDVGLITIMFCGMFLGIWTSSISISEEIEGKTAMTLLSKPINRRQFITGKYFGIMNGVIFLIVPLVVVFAALIYYKVGYDAREGSQTGITAADRLREVIQVLPSTLLVFLEVAVMTAVSVAISTRLPMIVNIVTCMAIFVVGHLTPVLAQTVFAKLEFVKFMALMIATILPALEAFKTDAIVATGKIVPPMYLGTALAYCVFYTTAAILLAFILFEDRDLA comes from the coding sequence ATGGACGAAGTCGATTTCTCCACAGCTGTTTCGCAACTTTTCCAGGGAATTTCCCAGGATTGGATTATCGCTTTGGCCGTTTTGGTCGGGTTGATCGCGACGCTGATTGCGTTTTGCTATACCACTCAAGCCGGCGTGATTGCCCGCGCGACGACCAAAGAAGCCGTTCGGCAACCCATCTTTTTCCTGATGTTGTTCTTGGCGATGACTTTCCTGCTCTTGAACACTTTCCTCCCCTTCTTCTCGTTGGGTGAGGATTTGAAGATGTTCAAGGACGTCGGGCTAATCACGATCATGTTCTGCGGGATGTTTCTCGGCATTTGGACGTCGAGCATCAGCATCTCTGAGGAAATCGAAGGAAAAACCGCGATGACGCTGTTGTCGAAGCCGATCAACCGGCGACAGTTCATCACTGGAAAATACTTCGGCATCATGAATGGCGTGATTTTCCTGATCGTGCCCTTGGTTGTCGTGTTCGCGGCATTGATCTACTACAAGGTTGGTTACGATGCCCGTGAGGGTTCGCAAACCGGCATTACGGCCGCCGATCGACTGAGAGAAGTCATCCAAGTTCTCCCCAGCACATTGTTGGTGTTTCTGGAAGTTGCTGTGATGACGGCCGTCAGCGTGGCGATTTCCACTCGACTACCGATGATCGTCAATATCGTGACCTGTATGGCGATTTTCGTCGTGGGACACCTCACGCCAGTTTTGGCTCAGACGGTGTTCGCGAAGCTTGAGTTCGTGAAGTTCATGGCCCTCATGATTGCCACCATTTTGCCCGCGCTTGAAGCATTCAAGACAGACGCCATCGTCGCCACCGGCAAAATTGTGCCCCCCATGTATTTGGGGACCGCATTGGCCTATTGCGTCTTCTACACCACTGCCGCAATCCTGTTGGCGTTTATCCTGTTTGAAGACCGCGACCTGGCCTGA
- a CDS encoding ABC transporter transmembrane domain-containing protein: MEGLSPASVDSFDRLFPRRELFRGKALASILWSFLDTCCLVLALFVIFLVVDLLETSGELVISAHQPTQTLAENKATAETEWAELEPIIGPENFAALAPRVSTGETEYRMTLDNTGVLPTVWKSRHHWWGGLIANAYRMLPSLRSNRPALAALVFIGICLGLVRTLFATLARRARSDAALQVAVRLRQMIHRQRLRLGPGDLTDSEAQSVRDIFMNDTEVVRRGIYDWIGRFGRYPLTLALLFLLAMSIHWRLTLQCIIPLAFGWYLLQRQRFSTQQKARYADSQSEEQLRILADGLDKTRLIRGYGMDEFESAQFQHNLERYRASTSQISRSERGSQWISRFIVILVVSVVLIILGLKVLEPAGTPYGLSLSATLVLMTIFAWMYRPLEELFHAVRARRDVATIADRIYRYLDRVPTVGQAVGAKFLQPLSKRIHFENVSYTLKNRGRLLNQLELKIPAGNSVALVSHDPLVPKALAYLLPRFIEPNENGGRVLFDGQDIAWVTLESLRAETVYVSGSDPLMTGTVRENIACGRSDHSLQDVMAAAKQVHASKFILDLPQGYETMLGEHGEQLDPGQSFRLGLARAMLRDPALLIIEEPVAQLDEDTKALLDDAYNRIFRDRTVILLPSRLSSVKRADRVVLLHNGRVDSIGPHAELASTSQLYRHWEYLRFSAMSKEVTSR, translated from the coding sequence GTGGAAGGTTTAAGCCCCGCATCCGTCGATTCCTTCGATCGCCTGTTCCCACGTCGCGAATTGTTTCGTGGGAAAGCGTTGGCATCGATTCTTTGGTCGTTCTTGGATACCTGTTGTCTGGTTCTTGCGTTATTCGTCATCTTTCTAGTTGTTGATCTACTCGAAACGAGTGGCGAATTGGTCATCTCGGCCCATCAGCCGACACAAACTCTGGCAGAAAACAAAGCAACCGCCGAAACGGAATGGGCCGAGCTGGAACCGATTATCGGGCCGGAAAACTTCGCTGCCCTTGCTCCACGTGTTTCCACCGGCGAAACCGAATACCGGATGACGCTGGACAACACCGGCGTGCTGCCCACGGTTTGGAAAAGTCGACATCATTGGTGGGGCGGACTGATCGCCAACGCGTATCGCATGTTGCCCTCTCTGCGATCCAATCGACCGGCGTTGGCAGCGTTGGTGTTCATTGGCATTTGTTTGGGTCTCGTGCGAACGCTGTTCGCGACGTTGGCCCGTCGAGCTCGCAGCGACGCCGCTTTGCAGGTCGCGGTTCGATTGCGGCAGATGATTCACCGACAACGGTTGCGACTTGGTCCTGGCGACCTCACCGATAGCGAAGCACAATCCGTCCGCGACATCTTCATGAACGACACGGAAGTTGTGCGTCGAGGGATTTACGATTGGATCGGGCGTTTCGGGCGGTACCCGCTCACATTGGCATTGCTGTTCTTGTTGGCGATGTCCATTCACTGGCGATTGACGCTGCAATGCATCATTCCGCTTGCGTTCGGCTGGTACCTGCTGCAACGACAACGATTCTCGACCCAACAGAAAGCCCGCTACGCCGATAGCCAATCGGAGGAGCAACTCCGAATCCTCGCCGACGGTCTGGACAAAACTCGCCTCATCCGTGGATACGGGATGGACGAATTCGAGTCCGCTCAGTTCCAACATAACCTGGAGCGATATCGAGCCAGCACATCGCAAATTAGCCGAAGCGAACGAGGTTCGCAGTGGATTTCGCGATTCATCGTGATCCTTGTTGTGAGTGTCGTACTGATCATACTCGGCCTGAAAGTTCTTGAACCGGCGGGAACACCGTACGGACTGTCGCTATCTGCAACGTTGGTTCTCATGACGATCTTCGCATGGATGTATCGTCCGTTGGAGGAATTGTTTCACGCCGTCCGTGCACGTCGGGATGTCGCCACAATTGCCGACCGAATCTATCGCTACCTCGATCGCGTTCCGACCGTCGGACAAGCCGTGGGAGCCAAGTTCCTTCAACCATTGTCGAAACGAATCCACTTCGAGAATGTTTCGTACACTCTGAAGAATCGTGGCCGACTGCTGAACCAACTGGAACTCAAGATTCCGGCAGGCAATTCGGTCGCATTGGTTTCGCATGACCCGCTCGTACCGAAAGCCTTGGCGTATTTGCTGCCCCGATTTATCGAACCCAACGAGAACGGTGGTCGGGTGCTGTTCGATGGTCAGGATATCGCCTGGGTCACGCTGGAGTCATTGCGAGCGGAAACCGTCTACGTCAGCGGTTCGGACCCCCTGATGACGGGAACGGTCCGCGAAAACATCGCCTGCGGACGGTCGGACCATTCGCTGCAAGATGTGATGGCCGCCGCGAAGCAAGTGCACGCCAGCAAGTTCATTCTGGACCTGCCTCAAGGTTACGAAACGATGCTCGGCGAACACGGCGAACAGCTTGATCCTGGCCAAAGTTTTCGTCTTGGGCTGGCCCGTGCGATGCTCCGCGACCCGGCCTTGCTGATCATCGAGGAACCGGTTGCCCAGTTGGACGAAGACACCAAAGCCCTTCTCGACGACGCGTACAACCGGATTTTCCGGGACCGAACCGTGATTCTGCTGCCATCGCGTCTCTCATCCGTGAAGCGGGCGGATCGGGTCGTCTTGCTGCACAATGGCCGCGTGGACAGTATCGGACCACACGCCGAACTCGCCAGCACTTCGCAGCTCTATCGGCATTGGGAATACCTCCGATTCAGCGCGATGAGCAAGGAAGTCACCAGTCGATAG
- a CDS encoding LL-diaminopimelate aminotransferase has product MPRINDHYLKLKAGYLFPEIGRRVRTFAEENPQANIIKLGIGDVTEPLPKAISDAMHAAVDEMGTRETFRGYGPEQGYDFLREAIVENDYKARGVDISADEIFVSDGSKCDTGNILDIFGPDNTIAITDPVYPVYVDTNVMVGNTGEANETGQYDGLVYLPVTAENDFIPPLPDRPVDLIYLCYPNNPTGTVASKETLKTWVDYARNNNAIIFFDAAYEAFITDPEIPHSIFEIEGAREVAIEFRSFSKKAGFTGVRCAFTVVPKELTGRTADGSEQAIHPLWNRRQSTKFNGVSYIVQRGAAAAYSPDGKKQIQELVDFYMQNASILREGLEKLGISVYGGVNAPYVWLQTPNNLPSWDFFDQLLTKTELVGTPGSGFGAAGEGYFRLSAFNSRANVEEAVGRLNKMLS; this is encoded by the coding sequence ATGCCTCGGATCAACGATCACTATTTGAAACTCAAGGCGGGCTACCTGTTCCCAGAGATCGGCCGTCGAGTCAGAACGTTCGCGGAAGAGAATCCTCAGGCGAACATCATCAAATTGGGCATTGGCGATGTCACCGAACCGCTGCCGAAGGCCATCAGCGATGCCATGCACGCTGCGGTCGATGAGATGGGCACGCGGGAAACCTTCCGTGGGTACGGTCCGGAGCAAGGCTACGACTTTCTTCGCGAAGCCATCGTAGAGAACGATTACAAAGCTCGTGGCGTGGACATTTCCGCCGACGAGATTTTTGTGTCCGACGGTTCCAAATGCGATACCGGAAACATTCTGGACATCTTCGGCCCCGACAACACCATCGCCATCACCGACCCGGTGTACCCGGTGTATGTCGATACCAACGTGATGGTCGGGAACACTGGCGAGGCCAATGAAACGGGCCAATACGACGGCCTCGTTTACCTGCCGGTGACGGCGGAGAACGACTTCATTCCGCCCCTGCCCGATCGCCCCGTTGATTTGATCTACCTCTGCTACCCCAACAACCCGACGGGTACGGTCGCCTCGAAAGAAACACTCAAAACCTGGGTCGATTACGCTCGCAACAACAACGCGATCATCTTTTTCGATGCCGCCTACGAAGCATTCATCACCGACCCGGAAATTCCGCATTCGATCTTCGAGATTGAAGGCGCCCGTGAGGTTGCGATTGAGTTCCGCAGCTTCAGCAAAAAAGCTGGATTCACCGGCGTACGATGTGCGTTTACCGTTGTTCCTAAAGAACTGACCGGACGCACCGCCGACGGTAGCGAACAAGCCATCCACCCATTGTGGAATCGTCGACAAAGCACGAAGTTCAACGGTGTGTCTTACATCGTTCAACGAGGTGCAGCCGCTGCGTATTCGCCGGACGGTAAGAAGCAAATCCAGGAACTCGTTGACTTCTACATGCAGAACGCCTCCATTCTTCGTGAAGGACTGGAGAAGCTCGGCATCTCGGTCTATGGCGGCGTGAATGCCCCGTATGTTTGGCTGCAAACGCCGAACAATTTGCCAAGCTGGGACTTCTTTGACCAACTGCTGACCAAAACGGAATTGGTCGGGACTCCTGGCAGCGGATTCGGAGCGGCTGGCGAAGGCTACTTCCGCTTGAGTGCATTCAACAGCCGAGCCAATGTCGAAGAAGCCGTCGGACGTCTCAACAAAATGCTCTCTTGA
- a CDS encoding undecaprenyl-diphosphate phosphatase — protein MTVGDYAEAIILGIVQGIAEFLPISSSGHLVIIGEIIRNLTGREIDPEANVQLIVALHAGTLLSILVVYRNRLLAILRERWVLIGIVVATLPLVIIAPTPIKDFLEEGMATPMVAGCCLLLTAFLLLVSRSMERGERSLEQMTPLHAWLIGLFQLLAILPGVSRSGSTISGGLILGYTREAAANFSFFIAIPAILGATVLKAADMLGGDATGANFPIGPLVVGTAVSFIVGWLTLSWLLSIIARGRLHWFAIYCAIVGIATIVWQLLV, from the coding sequence ATGACCGTCGGAGACTACGCAGAAGCCATCATCCTGGGAATTGTCCAGGGAATCGCGGAGTTTCTTCCGATCAGTTCGTCGGGCCACTTGGTCATCATCGGCGAGATCATCCGTAATCTCACCGGACGCGAAATCGATCCGGAAGCCAATGTGCAACTGATTGTCGCGTTGCATGCGGGAACGTTGTTGTCGATTCTCGTGGTCTACCGAAATCGACTGTTGGCGATCCTGCGTGAACGGTGGGTTCTGATCGGCATTGTGGTCGCGACGTTACCGCTGGTCATCATCGCCCCCACACCGATCAAAGATTTTCTCGAAGAAGGTATGGCAACTCCGATGGTTGCCGGCTGTTGCCTACTCTTGACCGCGTTCCTGCTGTTAGTCAGTCGATCGATGGAACGCGGCGAACGATCGCTCGAGCAGATGACACCGCTCCACGCCTGGCTGATCGGGCTGTTCCAACTTCTTGCGATTTTGCCGGGCGTCTCGCGATCGGGCAGCACGATTTCCGGTGGTTTGATTCTCGGTTACACCCGGGAAGCGGCGGCAAACTTTTCCTTCTTCATTGCAATCCCGGCCATTCTTGGCGCGACGGTCTTGAAAGCCGCTGATATGCTCGGTGGAGACGCCACCGGTGCGAATTTCCCCATCGGACCGCTCGTCGTGGGCACAGCGGTGTCATTCATCGTTGGCTGGCTGACGCTGAGTTGGCTGCTGTCCATCATCGCTCGCGGCCGACTCCATTGGTTTGCGATCTACTGTGCCATTGTCGGCATCGCAACGATTGTCTGGCAATTGCTGGTCTGA
- the glmM gene encoding phosphoglucosamine mutase gives MTQRIVSISGLRGIIGDGLEPDYVTRFAMALGTMTKGGTIVLSRDGRASGEMVKHAVVAGLLATGCRVLDADIASTPTCGVLVTHHQAAGGLQITASHNPAPWNGLKPFLPTGSVLDAAAGKRLLGILENGSFQLSSFDGLGRVETLANPGQPHLDRVLKLVDIEAIRSRRFKVLLDCNHGSGGVLGPTLLEQLGCDFEVLGGTPDGQFAHTPEPTRENLASFCERVKQSGADVGFAQDPDADRLAIVDNTGRYIGEELTLALCADHVLGRRKGPVVVNGSTSRVTADIAEKHGCEFHRSHVGEANVVAKMQAVSAVLGGEGNGGLIDPQVGFVRDSFLAMAYVLDGLASGQESVATWADSLPQYTIVKDKLTCPRTEVEAACIALQAEYPDAAATTGDGLRLDWDDRWVQVRASNTEPILRVIAEAPQKDDAEKLCSDAVETVRAAVGME, from the coding sequence ATGACACAACGGATTGTCAGTATTTCCGGTTTGCGAGGAATCATTGGCGATGGTCTGGAACCGGACTATGTGACGCGGTTTGCCATGGCGTTGGGAACGATGACCAAGGGCGGGACGATTGTGCTCAGCCGTGATGGTCGGGCCAGTGGCGAAATGGTGAAGCATGCCGTTGTGGCCGGTTTGTTGGCGACTGGCTGTCGCGTTCTTGATGCCGATATCGCCTCGACGCCGACCTGCGGTGTGCTGGTTACGCATCACCAGGCAGCGGGTGGTTTGCAGATTACGGCCAGTCACAATCCGGCTCCGTGGAATGGACTCAAACCGTTCCTGCCGACTGGCTCGGTCTTGGACGCTGCGGCTGGGAAACGATTGCTGGGGATCTTAGAAAATGGTTCATTCCAATTGTCGAGTTTCGACGGGCTAGGGCGTGTCGAAACATTGGCGAACCCAGGGCAACCGCATTTGGATCGGGTATTGAAACTGGTCGACATCGAAGCGATTCGCAGCCGTCGATTCAAGGTTCTCTTGGATTGCAATCACGGATCGGGCGGGGTGTTGGGGCCGACTCTTCTGGAGCAACTCGGCTGCGATTTCGAAGTGCTCGGCGGCACACCGGATGGTCAATTCGCACACACTCCGGAACCGACGCGAGAAAATCTTGCTTCTTTCTGCGAGCGTGTGAAGCAGAGTGGGGCGGATGTGGGGTTCGCTCAGGACCCGGATGCTGATCGTCTCGCGATTGTGGACAACACAGGCCGGTATATCGGTGAGGAACTAACACTTGCCTTGTGTGCCGATCATGTGCTCGGTCGTCGCAAAGGTCCGGTGGTTGTGAATGGTTCGACGAGTCGCGTGACTGCCGACATCGCGGAGAAACACGGTTGCGAGTTTCACCGGTCGCACGTGGGTGAAGCGAACGTCGTTGCCAAGATGCAGGCCGTTTCGGCGGTGTTGGGTGGTGAGGGCAATGGCGGGTTGATCGATCCTCAAGTCGGTTTCGTCCGCGACAGTTTTCTGGCGATGGCTTATGTGCTTGACGGTTTGGCTTCTGGGCAGGAATCGGTCGCGACTTGGGCAGATTCGCTACCGCAATACACGATTGTCAAAGACAAGCTGACCTGTCCTCGCACCGAAGTCGAGGCAGCTTGCATTGCGTTGCAGGCGGAGTATCCCGATGCCGCCGCCACGACCGGGGACGGTTTGCGGTTGGATTGGGATGATCGGTGGGTGCAGGTGCGGGCCAGCAATACCGAGCCAATTCTCCGTGTGATTGCCGAAGCTCCTCAGAAAGACGATGCGGAGAAGCTTTGCAGCGATGCGGTCGAAACCGTCCGTGCTGCAGTTGGAATGGAGTAG
- a CDS encoding SOS response-associated peptidase has product MCGRFNLRTNLTVIADTFGVKPRQMELPLRFNIAPTQDVLAIRQGDQERELFQPRWGLIPSWAKDPSIGNRMINARCETVAEKPSFRSAFKRRRCLIPATGFYEWKGKKSPKQPFHIHMQDDSVFGFAGLWETWKSPDGPTESCTIITTEPNSLTAEIHDRMPVILHEDDYTIWLTDDEPDELRGLLMPYPADEMVAEPVSRHVSNARNEGPECLNPA; this is encoded by the coding sequence ATGTGCGGACGTTTCAATCTTCGAACCAACCTAACCGTCATCGCGGACACATTCGGTGTGAAACCGCGACAGATGGAATTGCCACTCCGATTCAACATTGCCCCGACTCAAGACGTGCTGGCGATCCGGCAAGGCGACCAAGAGCGGGAACTGTTCCAACCGCGTTGGGGGTTGATACCGTCATGGGCGAAAGACCCGTCCATCGGCAACCGCATGATCAACGCCCGCTGCGAAACGGTCGCCGAGAAACCATCGTTCCGGTCGGCCTTCAAACGCCGTCGTTGTCTAATCCCCGCGACTGGTTTCTATGAGTGGAAAGGGAAAAAGTCGCCGAAACAACCCTTCCACATCCACATGCAAGACGATTCCGTATTTGGATTCGCTGGCCTATGGGAAACTTGGAAGAGTCCGGATGGGCCAACCGAATCTTGCACAATCATCACGACGGAACCGAACTCGTTGACCGCGGAAATTCACGACCGCATGCCGGTCATTCTTCACGAAGACGACTACACGATCTGGCTCACTGACGACGAACCTGACGAACTCCGGGGCCTGCTGATGCCGTACCCTGCTGATGAAATGGTGGCGGAACCGGTCAGTCGACACGTCAGCAACGCTCGCAATGAAGGGCCGGAGTGTTTGAATCCAGCGTGA
- the yciA gene encoding acyl-CoA thioester hydrolase YciA codes for MTDETEECLNPHGELVLRTLAMPADTNANGDIFGGWIMSQMDIAGGILSKEAANHPRMVTVGVEAMRFHKPVKIGDVVCCYGAVQRVGNTSITIHLEVWVKPVLRQEEFRCPRFMVTEADFTYVAIDDAGNKTRIKKVASTTV; via the coding sequence ATGACCGATGAAACGGAAGAGTGCCTGAACCCTCATGGGGAACTGGTGTTGAGAACGCTTGCTATGCCCGCCGACACCAATGCCAATGGTGATATCTTCGGTGGCTGGATCATGTCGCAAATGGATATCGCGGGGGGCATTCTTTCCAAGGAAGCTGCGAACCATCCACGCATGGTGACCGTGGGAGTCGAGGCGATGCGGTTTCACAAACCGGTCAAAATTGGCGATGTGGTTTGTTGTTACGGTGCCGTTCAACGGGTTGGGAATACCTCAATCACAATTCATTTAGAAGTCTGGGTCAAGCCGGTCCTTCGGCAGGAAGAGTTTCGTTGCCCCCGGTTCATGGTCACCGAAGCTGACTTTACCTATGTCGCCATCGACGATGCAGGAAACAAAACACGCATCAAGAAAGTCGCTTCGACCACCGTGTGA
- a CDS encoding RrF2 family transcriptional regulator, protein MSSFNEGVNLFSQTVEYALRAVVFLASEAPEASTTNQIAEATRIPPAYLSKVLQALGRGGVVRSQRGVGGGMSLHKTPEELTLLEVVNAVDPIIRIRTCPLELSAHGAKLCPLHKRLDSALESVEKAFAETTLADILMEPSTSIPLCDFPSVSDQEAK, encoded by the coding sequence ATGTCCAGTTTTAACGAGGGAGTGAATTTGTTTTCACAAACTGTCGAATATGCGCTTCGTGCCGTTGTTTTTCTGGCGAGTGAAGCACCGGAGGCTTCCACGACCAATCAGATTGCGGAAGCGACGAGAATTCCGCCGGCGTATCTCTCGAAGGTGTTGCAGGCTTTGGGGCGGGGTGGGGTCGTTCGCTCGCAACGTGGTGTCGGTGGGGGGATGTCGCTTCACAAAACGCCGGAAGAACTAACGCTTCTCGAAGTCGTCAATGCCGTCGATCCCATCATTCGAATCCGAACGTGCCCACTCGAACTCTCCGCCCACGGCGCGAAACTTTGCCCGCTACACAAACGCCTCGATTCCGCATTGGAGAGCGTCGAGAAAGCGTTCGCCGAGACAACGCTCGCAGATATTCTGATGGAGCCATCCACCAGCATTCCGCTCTGTGATTTTCCCAGCGTGAGCGATCAGGAAGCCAAGTAA
- a CDS encoding protoglobin family protein, giving the protein MQTIDEAKLESDLAYRFAYLTEFIGLGKDDIEAIHASAPLLAPLVPALVDAVYEKLFNYDATKRHFVPKQSGYEGETPESLESLTLDHEMIRFRKQHLGRYLEALVTRPYNDKMVAYLDMVGKIHTPKAGSDQLDIPLVQMNALMGFVADAFNATIFGLNLDRDTEIRTVRAFGKLLWVQNDLITRHYATT; this is encoded by the coding sequence ATGCAAACCATCGACGAAGCCAAGCTGGAATCCGATCTCGCCTATCGATTCGCCTACCTGACGGAATTTATCGGTCTTGGAAAGGACGACATCGAAGCCATTCACGCGTCGGCACCGCTTCTCGCTCCGCTCGTGCCGGCTTTGGTGGACGCCGTTTACGAGAAACTCTTCAACTACGACGCCACCAAACGACACTTCGTCCCGAAGCAATCGGGATACGAAGGCGAGACGCCGGAAAGCTTGGAATCACTCACGCTCGATCACGAGATGATTCGCTTCCGCAAGCAGCATCTCGGCAGGTACTTGGAAGCCTTGGTCACCCGCCCGTACAACGACAAAATGGTTGCGTACCTCGACATGGTCGGCAAGATTCATACTCCCAAAGCAGGCAGTGATCAGCTCGACATTCCGCTTGTGCAAATGAACGCATTGATGGGCTTCGTGGCAGACGCCTTCAACGCGACCATCTTCGGATTGAACCTCGACCGAGACACAGAAATCCGTACCGTCCGCGCCTTCGGCAAATTGCTGTGGGTGC